The bacterium nucleotide sequence GACCGGCAAGGCCCTCGAGGAGGCGCTGGGGTTCGCCATCAAGAAGCTGCAGAGCGGCCCGCTCGGCGGCGACCAGCAGATCGGCGCCAAGATCGCCAGCAACGAGATCGACTTCCTGATCTTCTTCTGGGATCCTCTGGAGCCGCAGCCCCACGACCCGGACGTCAAGGCCCTGCTGCGGATGGCCGTGGTCTGGAACATCCCGATCGCCTGCAACCGGGCGTCGGCCGATTTCATGATCTCGTCGCCGCTGATGGAGGGCGAGTACGACCGGCTCGTGCCCGATTACGACAATTACCGCAACCGCAGGTTCGACCAGAATCCGCCGGGAGCATCCTGACCGGCCTCGTTCGAAAGTGGAGGAACCCCATGACCTGCCTGCCTCATCGATGGTGGCCGACGCTCGCCGCGGCGATGCTGTGCGGCGTCCTGCCCGCGGCGGCCGCCGACGGCCCGGTCTTCAGGGCGGACGCCAGCAGCGCCTACGAGGTGGACCTGGCCCAGGTGCGGGACGACCTGCTGCCGCTGCTGCGGGCGGCGATGCGCGGCGAGGAGCCGCAGGAGACGCGCGACTTTGAGGACTTCCTGGACGTCAGCGGCGTGCGGGCCCTGGACCGGCTCCGTCTCGTGTCGCGGTCGTCGTTGGATCGCTCGTGCGCGAGCCTGGAATTGGACCTGGATCCGAATGGGGACGGCGGGATCCTGGCCGCCCTGTGCGGCGTGCGCGGCGG carries:
- a CDS encoding methylglyoxal synthase, whose translation is TGKALEEALGFAIKKLQSGPLGGDQQIGAKIASNEIDFLIFFWDPLEPQPHDPDVKALLRMAVVWNIPIACNRASADFMISSPLMEGEYDRLVPDYDNYRNRRFDQNPPGAS